Proteins co-encoded in one Scomber scombrus chromosome 14, fScoSco1.1, whole genome shotgun sequence genomic window:
- the LOC133994307 gene encoding uncharacterized protein LOC133994307 produces MHGRGRGRGGSRVQPSSNCFVGGQPGHQAPPPQQAGPSFQAPYAAVTLAQGPTDVGHCAHIAPITFEITDHTPIWQTQYSHKPEAETGIADTIEGLLAAGVLEPSQSPWNTPILPIEKQNTGKYRMAHDLRRINIIVSTPTVPVPNPYTAMSVLTPDHKWFSCIDLANAFFCLPLAEHLRDIFSFSYKGRKLRYTRVPQGFILSPGIFNQVLKQQLADFTLPKGVVSIQYMDDILLAAPDHVLCLEATKSLLMRLYHIGFKVSRAKLQCCRQTVSFLGRVISVTGTGVSPSHRSSILHHVKPSTVKDMLSFLGLTGYSRHFIASYGELTSPLRAMVNGQGMRNLSAKLHWTTTAEESFISLKQSLTYAADLAVPDYTDPFFLDVSEKLHTVNGVLFQKKGGCRQVLMYISVTLDPTEDRHPPCTRHAAGVAKILQKVAHIVMGYPLTVLTTHSIVAFVNSTAFTMTSLRQTRLEKILNAPHITFTHEGINMADNMGEGEPHRCEERVQRDIRVRADLQAKPITDPEETLFTDGCCYRHPTEGLKAAYAVIRQTEDGFEEVLTGTVEGKESAQLAELQAMVAALEWAEGKRVNIYTDSAYVVGAIQVELSQWIRAGFFTAAKTPIKHEKDIKRLAEALMKPAEIAVIKCRGHDKAETTVAKGNQEADSAAKKAAGYTAQNMMIQTEKTVYDLLPACDLNMLIKEQQKASLQELTVWKERGAKESEGVWRSPDGRPVLPPGLIASTLHEAHGLTHCGKTQMQRHLTHWWHPFLPAMIENHIRECKTCTEYNVRATVKPHEGKFPLPQMPGQEIVIDYTDMIERVNGYRYLLVAVDAYTGWPEAMPAKKEDAKTVIKFLINHYIPTYGFPKRIRSDNGTHFKNKDLQEVEAALGLKHAFGAVYHPQSQGKVERMNQSIKGKIGKVCAQTKLSWVDALPLALMSIRSSVNSITGFTPYELRTGQQFPGPGAGVQMVDRERVHVRYKPYYDQLTALVSAFSKQVGAVKGDPERQSPSTTDWVLQKVIKRKWTGPFKVVERTSHAVRLQGKGDSWYHWSQLIVTAIEGKVPPPYQMPQLEMEVMALVAGEGYRFQEIVSHLRASESPYQYAEDTRNFRESLDCRYLMCVHGPYCIAGGQKEITRVGDVSEEDSSSTASSSEDKKKKRRNKKGKERKSRKSKKMEPKTRKRVFGQKSPRGYEHQFKGSGRDQVLG; encoded by the exons ATGCATGGGAGAGGCAGGGGTCGCGGAGGATCCAGAGTGCAACCATCCAGCAACTGTTTTGTAGGCGGTCAACCAGGGCACCAAGCACCCCCACCTCAGCAAGCAGGACCATCCTTCCAGGCCCCGTATGCAGCAGTGACCCTCGCACAGG GACCTACAGATGTTGGACATTGTGCACACATTGCACCAATCACATTTGAGATAACTGATCACACTCCTATTTGGCAAACACAGTATTCACACAAACCAGAGGCTGAAACTGGTATTGCTGACACAATCGAAGGATTATTAGCAGCGGGGGTGTTAGAGCCCTCCCAGTCACCCTGGAACACTCCAATTTTGCCAATAGAGAAACAAAATACGGGCAAGTATAGGATGGCACATGACCTTAGACGCATTAACATCATTGTCTCCACCCCAACAGTCCCAGTTCCAAATCCATACACTGCTATGTCTGTACTGACCCCGGACCACAAATGGTTCTCCTGCATAGATCTGGCCAATGCATTTTTCTGTCTGCCATTAGCAGAACACCTCAGAgatattttttccttctcataCAAAGGTAGAAAACTTCGTTATACAAGAGTTCCTCAGGGTTTCATCTTATCGCCAGGCATTTTTAACCAAGTACTGAAACAACAATTGGCTGACTTTACACTTCCAAAAGGGGTGGTGTCGATCCAGTATATGGATGACATTCTCTTGGCTGCTCCTGACCATGTGTTGTGTCTGGAGGCCACAAAATCTTTACTCATGCGACTATACCACATTGGTTTCAAAGTTTCAAGAGCTAAATTGCAATGCTGTCGGCAAACGGTTTCTTTCTTGGGTAGAGTCATATCCGtcacaggtacaggtgtgtccCCGTCTCATAGATCCTCCATCTTACATCATGTTAAACCTAGTACAGTAAAGGACATGCTTTCATTCCTGGGTTTGACAGGTTACAGTAGACACTTCATTGCCTCTTATGGGGAACTCACCTCCCCTTTAAGGGCAATGGTTAACGGACAGGGAATGAGGAATTTGTCAGCCAAATTACACTGGACGacaacagcagaggagagtttTATCTCTCTTAAACAATCCCTGACGTATGCTGCTGATCTGGCCGTTCCTGACTATACAGATCCATTCTTCCTAGATGTTTCTGAAAAATTACACACAGTAAATGGTgttctttttcagaaaaaagggggatgtagGCAGGTACTGATGTATATAAGTGTTACTCTTGATCCAACAGAGGACAGACACCCGCCATGCACACGACATGCAGCAGGGGTAGCAAAGATTCTCCAAAAAGTAGCACACATAGTCATGGGATACCCACTCACAGTGTTAACAACACATAGTATAGTGGCATTTGTGAATTCAACAGCCTTCACAATGACATCACTAAGACAGACCAGATTAGAAAAAATTCTAAACGCGCCACACATCACGTTTACACATGAAGGAATCAACATGGCTGATAACATGGGGGAGGGAGAGCCACATAGGTGTGAGGAAAGGGTACAGAGAGATATCAGGGTCAGAGCAGACTTGCAAGCAAAACCAATCACAGACCCAGAGGAAACTTTGTTCACAGATGGGTGTTGCTACAGACACCCCACAGAAGGATTAAAAGCAGCATATGCAGTAATAAGGCAAACAGAAGACGGGTTTGAGGAAGTATTGACAGGCACAGTGGAAGGGAAAGAATCAGCTCAGCTAGCAGAATTACAAGCAATGGTAGCAGCGTTAGAATGGGCAGAAGGGAAGAGAGTGAACATTTATACCGATTCAGCATATGTGGTGGGAGCGATACAGGTAGAATTGAGTCAATGGATCAGAGCAGGATTTTTTACTGCAGCCAAAACGCCcatcaaacatgaaaaagacattaaaaggttAGCAGAGGCCTTAATGAAACCTGCAGAAATAGCAGTCATTAAGTGTAGGGGTCATGATAAAGCAGAGACCACAGTAGCAAAAGGAAATCAGGAAGCAGACTCAGCagctaaaaaagcagcagggtaTACGGCTCAAAACATGATGATACAGACTGAGAAAACAGTGTATGATTTGTTACCGGCATgcgatttaaacatgttaataaaagagcagcagaaagcCTCCCTTCAGGAGCTAACAGTGTGGAAAGAAAGGGGGGCTAAGGAATCCGAGGGGGTTTGGAGGTCACCGGACGGTCGACCAGTGTTGCCCCCCGGATTGATAGCGTCCACGCTCCACGAAGCACATGGTCTTACACATTGCggaaaaacacagatgcagaGACATCTGACACATTGGTGGCATCCGTTTTTGCCAGCAATGATCGAGAATCATATCAGAGAGTGTAAAACGTGTACAGAATACAATGTGAGAGCAACAGTGAAGCCGCATGAAGGGAAATTTCCTCTTCCACAAATGCCAGGGCAAGAGATAGTGATTGACTATACTGATATGATTGAGAGAGTAAACGGGTACAGGTATCTCCTGGTCGCAGTGGATGCATACACTGGTTGGCCAGAAGCTATGCCTGCAAAGAAGGAAGACGCAAAAACAGTGATCAAATTTTTGATAAATCACTACATTCCGACGTATGGGTTTCCAAAAAGAATCAGGTCGGATAACGGCACACACTTTAAGAATAAAGATTTGCAGGAGGTAGAAGCAGCGCTAGGACTGAAACACGCGTTTGGAGCAGTATACCATCCGCAATCACAGGGAAAGGTGGAAAGAATGAATCAGTCCATTAAAGGTAAAATAGGAAAAGTGTGTGCTCAAACTAAATTAAGCTGGGTGGATGCTCTGCCCTTAGCCTTAATGTCCATCAGAAGCTCAGTTAATTCAATTACAGGGTTCACCCCTTATGAGCTAAGAACAGGTCAACAGTTTCCCGGACCTGGAGCAGGGGTACAGATGGTAGATAGAGAAAGGGTTCATGTAAGGTATAAGCCATACTATGATCAACTAACAGCTTTGGTTTCAGCTTTCTCGAAACAGGTTGGAGCTGTAAAGGGGGACCCCGAGAGGCAGAGCCCGTCTACAACAGACTGGGTCCTACAGAAAGTCATCAAGCGGAAGTGGACAGGACCATTCAAGGTGGTGGAAAGGACATCTCATGCAGTCAGGCTGCAAGGAAAGGGAGACAGCTGGTATCACTGGAGCCA ATTGATTGTCACCGCAATTGAAGGAAAGGTTCCTCCTCCTTACCAGATGCCACAGTTGGAGATGGAAGTGATGGCGTTGGTGGCGGGGGAAGGATATCG ATTCcaggagattgtgtctcatttgcgggcgtcagagAGTCCCTATCAATATGCGGAAGACacccggaacttccgggagagtttgGATTGTCGCTACCTGAT